The proteins below come from a single Candidatus Methylomirabilota bacterium genomic window:
- a CDS encoding response regulator — protein sequence MKTVLYVEDNEFNRKIVRQLLGRTSYRLIEAFDGEAGVTTARAERPDLIIMDIQLPRLSGLEATRQLKAAPETADVPIIVITSFALAGDEQKAREAGAAAYLAKPYSPRELLGMIRDLAPES from the coding sequence GTGAAGACGGTCCTGTACGTCGAGGACAACGAGTTCAATCGCAAGATCGTCCGGCAGCTGCTCGGCCGCACCTCGTACCGCCTGATCGAGGCGTTCGACGGGGAAGCGGGTGTCACCACCGCGCGCGCGGAGCGGCCGGACCTGATCATCATGGACATCCAGCTGCCCCGGTTGTCCGGGCTCGAGGCCACGCGCCAGCTCAAGGCCGCGCCGGAGACCGCCGACGTTCCCATCATCGTGATCACCTCGTTCGCCCTCGCCGGGGACGAGCAGAAGGCGCGGGAGGCGGGAGCCGCCGCCTACCTCGCCAAGCCCTACAGCCCGCGCGAGCTGCTCGGCATGA